The following proteins are encoded in a genomic region of Arachis ipaensis cultivar K30076 chromosome B02, Araip1.1, whole genome shotgun sequence:
- the LOC107627052 gene encoding uncharacterized protein LOC107627052: MANQNWIADKLEKRLLTQLHLTHREVFDHIKIDFNVVCSDKMIYRVLSVARERYIGNERAQYGKLRDYLTKIHESNPGGSALLELIPTILDSPPLFSKLYVCLEACKRGFKTSCRPLIGLDGCHLKGYYGGQLLSAVGQDANNHFYVIAYTGLLPALQEVMPNAHHRNCRLKRMNEGAWAYLAKFQPSCWTKAHFNHWPKLDNVTNNMTEVWNAKINHYRGKPILTMLEEIRYYLMRRMAKHKKVLSTYIGRHSKKVGVHLGRHTCSCNLWQLTGIPCVHVLTAIQKRCNRPEPYVHPWLKMDAFRATYEHVIRPINSEKYWKKIGLLAPEPSTIKKPPGRPTKKKRKPDPVEDARDATKERRTFMVTCQKCGQSDHNAKTCNGPPRPKSPPNVKENKQPRAKKNTSSAPPLQDEVQVSQTAPQSLPQEHTTNMSSGAVTTSVSRPPRPKQPIRRPHPTPTPTPTIYSSTFSRSHHLRTTTEAYPISIT, encoded by the exons ATGGCTAACCAGAATTGGATTGCTGATAAATTAGAGAAAAGGCTATTGACCCAGCTTCACTTGACTCATAGAGAAGTCTTTGATCATATAAAGATAGACTTTAATGTGGTGTGCAGTGACAAGATGATTTATAGAGTATTAAGTGTTGCTAGAGAAAGGTATATTGGGAATGAGAGGGCTCAGTATGGAAAATTGAGAGACTACCTCACAAAGATACACGAAAGTAACCCAGGTGGCTCTGCATTATTGGAATTAATTCCAACAATCCTTGATTCACCACCATTGTTCAGCAAGTTGTATGTTTGCCTGGAGGCTTGTAAAAGGGGTTTTAAGACTAGCTGCAGACCGTTGATTGGTTTGGATGGATGCCATTTGAAAGGATATTATGGGGGACAACTATTGTCAGCTGTCGGTCAGGATGCAAACAATCACTTCTATGTGATTGCTTATACG GGTTTGCTGCCTGCTTTGCAGGAGGTGATGCCAAATGCACACCACAGAAATTGT CGGCTGAAGAGAATGAATGAGGGTGCATGGGCCTATCTTGCAAAATTCCAACCATCTTGCTGGACCAAAGCCCATTTCAACCATTGGCCCAAGCTTGACAATGTGACAAACAACATGACTGAAGTTTGGAACGCCAAAATAAACCACTACAGGGGAAAGCCCATTCTTACCATGTTGGAAGAGATCCGTTACTACTTGATGAGGAGAATGGCCAAGCATAAGAAAGTTCTAAGCACCTACATTGGA AGACATTCAAAGAAAGTTGGTGTACATCTTGGAAGGCACACTTGTAGTTGCAACTTGTGGCAACTAACAG GAATTCCATGTGTTCATGTGTTGACAGCTATACAAAAGAGGTGTAATAGGCCAGAACCTTATGTGCACCCTTGGCTCAAAATGGATGCATTTAGAGCCACGTATGAACATGTGATCAGACCAATCAACTCAGAGAAATATTGGAAAAAGATTGGTCTCTTGGCTCCAGAGCCATCCACCATTAAGAAACCACCTGGGCGCCCaaccaagaaaaagagaaaacCTGATCCTGTTGAGGATGCACGGGATGCGACAAAGGAAAGAAGAACATTCATGGTCACTTGCCAAAAATGTGGTCAGAGTGATCACAATGCAAAGACATGCAATGGACCACCAAGGCCTAAATCACCCCCAAATGTTAAGGAAAATAAACAGCCAAGAGCTAAGAAAAATACTTCATCTGCTCCACCACTACAAGATGAAGTCCAAGTCTCCCAAACAGCCCCTCAATCACTGCCACAG GAGCATACAACTAACATGTCAAGTGGTGCTGTGACTACATCAGTATCCAGGCCTCCAAGACCTAAACAACCAATTAGGAGGCCACATCCTACTCCAACACCTACCCCCACCATCTACTCCAGCACTTTCTCCAGGTCCCACCATCTTCGCACCACCACAGAGGCCTACCCAATCAGCATCACCTGA